The proteins below are encoded in one region of Nitrospira lenta:
- a CDS encoding AsmA family protein: MKIIVSLAVGFVLLLGVILALPFLIDLNQYQDRYKPLIEEALNRKVQLQDIRLTIWPRLGARISGAVILDDPAFSAGPFVSLTSLDVGVKLLPLLSQQVEVEEISLRDPVVTVITNKDGVMNVSTIGAKTSTSSPAEPGQVPDSGGNPLQLLAVFAVDRVSIEGGRLTYRDLSTAPVTEYQAQDVELLLKSVRLGQSPSIHLKTTVLPYNLPVTLDGGFGPLVETLEVQQYDFALGFGKIALAVKGALAGGNLDATLSAPAINTADLPITLPLQKPVQIKDLLVTAKAPYPLKQGVSPLELADISNLSLALVMGDSSVQVKGTVLNGQANVTLSSPSLNTADLPVAVPLTKPVELKDLSVTAKTRVPFIPTAPPLEMADVSDLRVAVALGQSLIHVKGTVLNGQAALTVSSPSVNTADLPIALPLTKPMELKDLTVTASTRKPFNPAAPPLDIADVSDLRVAVALGQSLVHLKGTVLNGQANVTLTSPSMNTADMPVSIPLTKPVELKDLTVIAKTRKPFNPAAPPLDMADVSDLRLGVILGRSVLSVKGTLLAGQANVTLSSPSVQTGDLPVETGLAKSVELRNLLVNANLKGPNARLSNASFQLFDGQFKAEGELSTGSQAPPFRGKIKIDGLQLGPALAAISPNSTVSMSGTAAMDLAVTGRGFTMPDLTKSLEGPGHLRIKNGKIEGINLMEEASALLKVAGLSPDRLKATAFSAIETDVMIKQGLVTVQKLLMDSHDFQATGAGTVGFDQTLNLAVNLHLTPALSQKLAASSPIVRIALKDGRLRLPFQIAGTLQAPAYGLDTKELTGKVQEQVKEQLNEAVKGLLEDTTNPKDLQQQGKDLLKGLLGR, from the coding sequence GTGAAAATTATCGTCAGCCTGGCGGTCGGATTCGTGCTCCTCCTCGGCGTGATCCTCGCGCTGCCGTTTCTCATCGACCTGAACCAGTATCAGGACCGGTACAAACCGCTGATCGAAGAGGCGCTGAATCGCAAGGTCCAGCTCCAAGACATCCGCCTGACGATCTGGCCCCGCCTCGGCGCCCGTATCAGCGGGGCAGTCATCCTTGACGATCCGGCCTTCAGTGCCGGGCCCTTTGTCTCGCTGACGTCGTTGGACGTTGGGGTGAAACTCCTGCCCCTCTTGAGTCAGCAGGTGGAAGTCGAGGAGATCTCTCTGCGTGATCCGGTCGTCACGGTCATCACCAACAAAGACGGCGTGATGAATGTCTCGACCATCGGGGCCAAGACCTCGACCTCATCCCCAGCAGAGCCTGGCCAGGTTCCGGATTCCGGCGGAAATCCATTACAACTCTTGGCCGTATTCGCGGTTGATCGTGTGTCGATCGAAGGTGGACGGCTGACCTATCGCGATCTTTCGACGGCGCCGGTCACGGAATACCAGGCGCAGGACGTCGAACTCTTGCTGAAGTCCGTCCGTCTCGGACAATCGCCTTCAATCCACCTCAAGACCACAGTCCTGCCCTACAATCTTCCCGTCACGCTGGACGGCGGGTTCGGCCCGCTGGTTGAAACACTCGAAGTGCAGCAGTACGATTTCGCGCTGGGATTCGGCAAGATCGCGCTCGCCGTGAAGGGAGCTCTCGCCGGAGGCAACTTGGATGCGACCCTGTCCGCGCCCGCCATCAACACGGCCGATCTCCCCATCACCCTGCCGCTGCAAAAGCCGGTACAGATCAAGGATCTGCTGGTGACCGCCAAAGCGCCGTACCCGCTTAAGCAGGGTGTGTCGCCGCTGGAGTTGGCGGACATCTCGAATCTGAGCCTGGCCCTCGTCATGGGCGATTCCTCTGTACAGGTCAAAGGGACCGTCCTCAACGGCCAGGCGAATGTGACGCTCTCATCCCCTTCACTCAACACCGCTGATCTGCCGGTCGCCGTCCCGCTGACCAAACCGGTGGAACTCAAGGATTTGTCCGTCACGGCCAAGACACGTGTGCCGTTCATACCGACGGCACCCCCATTGGAAATGGCCGATGTCTCCGACCTGCGTGTCGCCGTCGCGCTGGGCCAATCGCTGATCCATGTGAAAGGCACGGTCCTCAACGGCCAAGCCGCCCTGACCGTATCCTCGCCATCGGTAAATACCGCAGACCTGCCGATTGCTCTGCCGCTGACCAAGCCGATGGAGTTGAAGGATCTTACCGTCACCGCCAGCACACGCAAGCCCTTCAATCCCGCTGCGCCGCCCTTGGATATTGCCGATGTCTCCGACTTACGTGTCGCGGTCGCGCTGGGTCAGTCGCTCGTACACCTCAAAGGGACTGTCCTCAATGGTCAGGCCAATGTGACGCTCACGTCCCCGTCCATGAATACCGCCGACATGCCGGTCTCCATCCCGCTGACCAAGCCGGTGGAGTTGAAGGATCTCACCGTCATCGCCAAAACCCGCAAGCCCTTCAATCCCGCTGCGCCGCCCTTGGACATGGCCGATGTCTCCGACTTGCGCCTTGGTGTGATCCTGGGAAGATCTGTGCTGTCGGTCAAAGGCACCCTGCTGGCCGGCCAGGCGAATGTGACCCTCTCCTCGCCTTCGGTGCAGACCGGAGACCTGCCGGTCGAAACTGGACTCGCGAAATCCGTGGAACTCAGAAACCTGCTCGTGAATGCCAATCTCAAGGGGCCGAACGCGCGTCTCTCCAACGCGTCCTTTCAATTGTTCGACGGCCAGTTCAAAGCAGAGGGAGAGCTGTCGACAGGCTCACAGGCTCCGCCGTTTCGCGGCAAGATCAAGATCGACGGCCTGCAACTCGGCCCCGCGCTGGCGGCCATTAGTCCGAACAGCACGGTCTCCATGAGCGGGACGGCGGCGATGGACCTGGCCGTGACGGGGCGCGGCTTCACCATGCCGGACCTGACCAAGTCCTTAGAAGGACCAGGACATCTGCGGATCAAGAACGGGAAGATCGAAGGGATCAACCTCATGGAGGAGGCCTCCGCACTCTTGAAGGTCGCCGGCCTCTCACCCGATCGCCTCAAAGCAACGGCCTTCTCGGCGATCGAAACCGATGTCATGATCAAGCAGGGACTCGTCACGGTGCAGAAACTGCTGATGGACAGCCACGATTTTCAAGCCACCGGCGCCGGCACTGTCGGATTCGACCAGACGCTCAACCTGGCCGTGAACCTGCATCTCACCCCCGCCCTCAGCCAGAAACTGGCGGCGTCCTCACCCATTGTCAGAATCGCGCTGAAGGACGGGCGGCTCAGGCTCCCCTTCCAAATCGCCGGCACCCTCCAGGCTCCCGCCTACGGGTTAGATACAAAAGAGCTGACGGGAAAAGTCCAAGAGCAGGTGAAAGAACAGTTGAACGAGGCGGTCAAAGGCCTCCTGGAAGACACGACGAATCCCAAAGACCTTCAACAACAAGGCAAAGACCTACTGAAGGGGCTGCTCGGCCGGTAA
- a CDS encoding mechanosensitive ion channel family protein: MGVALILSLITGGLLVYLGTVRKKPAGLGFYVGCLSTIVLVLLLELITQGLIPHIPHWIRPWAAFLAYLAMSFVLLKTLDLLFIEDYLIEKRGKYIPRTLRLIFLLFGVTLAALILLRSVLDVDPLTLIALPTIATAVVGFALKDVIARLVSGIQLGRMIHVGDWVTLMDKEGMVTDIAFDYITIRTRAYDYIMLPNDAVSQTTITNHSRPESLCARAIHVDANYGHPPMQVKDILVQSALAVPGVVASPAPICFVEELKESGIGYQLKFFFHDYERCERLAGEVMAYVWYAFERNDIDIPYPQRVLHMTQPPDLTALRAAELAGFEEQFRAIDFLAILDAKALHSLAEQAHKRVYLPGEQVVREGESGDEFFVVVEGEADVAIKTGDHTTSVAVLKKGQFFGEMSLLTGAPRSATVQATSQLTVTVIGQQAMRQIISATPALAEQIGTILTARQSSLTATRETADRTVTRRSATEEGQSLTVKILQFFRRSGN; encoded by the coding sequence ATGGGCGTAGCGTTGATTCTGAGCCTGATTACCGGCGGACTGCTTGTGTATCTCGGCACCGTCCGTAAAAAACCCGCCGGGCTGGGGTTCTATGTTGGTTGCCTCTCCACGATCGTACTCGTACTTCTGCTCGAGCTCATCACACAGGGATTGATCCCGCACATCCCGCATTGGATACGGCCATGGGCGGCATTCCTGGCCTATCTGGCGATGTCCTTCGTTCTCTTGAAAACCCTCGATCTCCTGTTCATCGAAGACTACCTCATCGAGAAGCGAGGGAAATATATCCCCCGAACCCTCCGCCTGATCTTCCTGCTCTTTGGAGTTACCCTGGCGGCCCTCATTCTGCTCCGGTCAGTTCTCGACGTGGATCCGCTCACATTGATCGCGCTCCCGACCATCGCCACAGCCGTGGTCGGGTTCGCGCTCAAAGACGTCATCGCGCGACTGGTCTCGGGCATCCAACTCGGCCGCATGATCCACGTCGGCGACTGGGTGACCTTGATGGACAAAGAGGGGATGGTCACCGACATCGCTTTCGATTACATCACGATCCGAACCCGCGCCTATGACTACATTATGCTGCCCAACGATGCCGTCTCCCAAACCACCATCACCAACCATAGCCGGCCCGAAAGCCTGTGCGCCCGCGCCATCCACGTCGATGCGAACTATGGCCATCCCCCTATGCAGGTGAAAGACATCCTCGTGCAATCCGCATTAGCGGTTCCTGGCGTCGTGGCCTCCCCCGCGCCGATCTGCTTCGTCGAAGAACTGAAGGAATCGGGCATCGGCTACCAGCTCAAATTTTTCTTCCATGACTACGAACGCTGTGAACGCCTTGCGGGTGAAGTGATGGCCTATGTCTGGTATGCCTTCGAGCGGAATGATATCGATATTCCCTATCCCCAACGGGTCTTGCACATGACCCAGCCCCCTGATCTGACCGCGCTGCGGGCCGCCGAACTGGCCGGCTTCGAGGAACAGTTCCGGGCCATCGATTTCTTAGCAATACTCGACGCAAAGGCCCTCCACTCGCTGGCGGAACAGGCGCACAAACGCGTCTACCTGCCCGGCGAACAAGTCGTGCGGGAAGGCGAATCGGGAGATGAATTCTTCGTGGTCGTGGAGGGCGAGGCTGACGTAGCGATCAAGACAGGTGATCACACGACGTCGGTTGCCGTGCTCAAGAAAGGGCAGTTCTTCGGCGAAATGTCCCTGCTCACCGGAGCTCCGCGTTCCGCCACCGTCCAAGCGACATCTCAGCTGACCGTCACGGTCATCGGCCAGCAGGCCATGCGCCAGATCATCTCCGCGACCCCTGCCCTGGCAGAACAAATCGGCACAATCCTCACGGCACGGCAATCATCACTGACGGCCACGCGCGAAACCGCCGATCGTACCGTCACGCGGAGGTCCGCCACAGAGGAGGGACAGTCGCTCACCGTGAAGATCCTCCAATTCTTCCGCCGATCCGGGAACTGA
- a CDS encoding MFS transporter: protein MHAAPSGSISTNIPQRMDRLPWSRWHWLVVTALGVTWMLDGFEVSIVAALGPVLTHSTTLHLTESEVGLAASAYLAGSVLGAVVFSYLTDRQGRKKWFMLTLLLYLSATVCTALSWNLESFMFFRFLTGAGIGGEYAAINSAIDELIPARWRGQANLAINGTWWLGTAVGALLTIVLLNPQFIPEELGWRLCFGLGAVLGGSIVFLRRHLPESPRWLMTHGRMEEAEAVVSGIEDQVSRDTRLAALPPPEGSMTIHTRQHATLGTVVGQLLKIYPRRTLLGIALMTTQSFMYNAISFTYPLVLVKFYDVPSSSIGLYILPFALGNFLGPLVLGRFFDTVGRKPMISGCYAAAGCLLAVTGYLFWQGLFTSVSQTLAWSAVFFFASAGASAAYLTVSEIFPLEIRAMAIACFFVVAQGAGIVAPWLYGQLIESSATSIFYGYLFGAGLMLIGALAELFMGIKAEGRSLESIATPLSAQKTSEG from the coding sequence ATGCACGCAGCACCGAGTGGGTCGATCAGCACAAATATCCCGCAGCGGATGGACCGCCTGCCTTGGTCGCGATGGCATTGGCTGGTGGTGACGGCGCTCGGCGTCACGTGGATGCTCGATGGGTTTGAGGTGTCCATTGTCGCCGCGCTCGGCCCCGTCCTCACTCATAGCACCACGTTACACTTAACGGAATCCGAAGTCGGGCTGGCCGCGTCGGCCTACTTAGCCGGCTCTGTGCTCGGGGCCGTCGTGTTCTCCTATCTCACGGACCGGCAGGGGCGAAAGAAATGGTTCATGCTCACGCTCCTGCTCTATCTGAGCGCTACGGTCTGTACGGCGTTGTCCTGGAACTTGGAAAGTTTCATGTTCTTCCGTTTCTTGACCGGCGCTGGGATCGGTGGAGAGTACGCGGCCATCAATTCCGCCATCGATGAACTCATCCCTGCCCGTTGGCGTGGGCAGGCCAACCTGGCGATCAATGGCACCTGGTGGCTGGGGACGGCAGTCGGCGCGCTGCTCACGATCGTGTTGTTGAACCCGCAGTTCATCCCTGAAGAGTTGGGATGGCGCCTGTGTTTCGGTTTAGGCGCGGTCCTGGGCGGGAGTATTGTGTTCCTCCGGCGGCACCTTCCGGAAAGTCCACGCTGGCTCATGACCCACGGGAGGATGGAGGAAGCAGAAGCGGTCGTCTCCGGGATCGAAGATCAGGTCTCGCGCGATACGAGATTGGCCGCGCTGCCGCCGCCCGAGGGTTCGATGACCATTCATACCCGGCAGCATGCGACTCTGGGCACCGTCGTCGGGCAGCTCCTCAAGATTTATCCGAGAAGGACGCTGTTGGGGATCGCGCTCATGACGACGCAGTCATTCATGTACAATGCGATTTCCTTTACCTACCCGCTCGTTCTCGTGAAGTTTTATGACGTCCCAAGCAGCAGCATCGGTCTCTATATTCTGCCGTTTGCGCTGGGCAACTTCCTCGGCCCGTTAGTGCTCGGACGCTTCTTCGATACCGTCGGCCGAAAGCCGATGATCAGCGGCTGTTATGCCGCTGCCGGTTGCCTGCTCGCGGTAACCGGGTATTTGTTCTGGCAGGGCCTGTTCACATCCGTGAGCCAAACACTGGCCTGGTCGGCCGTCTTTTTCTTCGCGTCGGCGGGAGCCAGTGCGGCCTATCTGACCGTCAGCGAGATCTTTCCCCTGGAAATTCGTGCAATGGCCATTGCCTGTTTCTTCGTCGTCGCGCAGGGAGCGGGAATCGTTGCTCCGTGGCTGTATGGCCAGCTGATCGAATCGTCCGCCACGAGTATCTTCTACGGCTATTTATTCGGAGCCGGATTGATGCTGATCGGCGCCCTCGCCGAGCTGTTTATGGGGATCAAGGCAGAGGGCCGGTCACTCGAGTCTATTGCCACGCCTCTCTCTGCGCAGAAGACCTCAGAAGGGTAG
- a CDS encoding cytochrome-c peroxidase, which translates to MQTKLTSAGLIGILGLISATALSSFVQSSQASPSGHAPHGIVTIDGVTVPDIGPLPTATPTPSTNLNYAAKIELGKQLYFDGRLSKNNAISCAFCHNPGTGFADPRQTSIGIDGGVGGRQSPTVYNTAFNHLQFWDGRARSLEEQAIGPIHNPIEMGETHENVVRKLGKIKGYQQQFRAVFGTDVNLQDLANAIAAYERTIISTNSAFDKYALGDPKAMDESAVRGLTLFKGKARCILCHSGSNFTDNQFHNLGVPQVGPAKEDLGRHDVTRAERDKGAFKTPTLRSITETAPYMHDGAFKTLEEVVDFLNEGGGANQNLSAFVKPLNLTSEEKTDLVAFLKALTGEPVKFQMPKLPK; encoded by the coding sequence ATGCAGACCAAACTGACGTCAGCAGGACTTATCGGAATACTCGGGTTGATCAGTGCCACGGCGCTCTCGTCGTTTGTCCAATCGAGTCAGGCCTCACCGTCCGGCCATGCCCCGCACGGAATCGTCACCATCGACGGCGTGACCGTACCGGATATCGGACCGCTGCCGACCGCAACCCCAACCCCGTCTACAAATTTAAATTACGCGGCCAAAATCGAGTTAGGGAAGCAACTCTACTTCGACGGCCGCCTGTCGAAAAACAACGCGATCTCCTGCGCCTTTTGCCACAATCCAGGAACCGGATTCGCCGACCCGCGACAGACCTCCATCGGGATCGACGGCGGCGTGGGCGGGCGCCAGTCACCGACGGTCTACAACACCGCCTTCAACCACCTTCAGTTCTGGGATGGCCGAGCCCGCTCGCTGGAAGAACAGGCGATCGGTCCGATCCACAATCCAATCGAGATGGGCGAGACCCATGAGAACGTGGTCCGCAAGCTCGGCAAGATCAAAGGCTATCAGCAACAGTTCCGGGCTGTTTTTGGAACAGATGTGAATCTCCAGGATCTGGCCAACGCGATCGCCGCCTATGAGCGGACCATCATCTCAACGAATTCAGCGTTCGACAAATATGCGCTGGGCGACCCAAAAGCTATGGATGAGTCGGCGGTACGAGGCCTGACCCTCTTCAAAGGAAAAGCGCGCTGCATCCTCTGCCATAGCGGTTCGAACTTTACGGACAACCAGTTCCACAATCTGGGCGTGCCGCAAGTCGGTCCGGCCAAAGAAGACCTGGGACGGCACGACGTGACACGGGCGGAGAGGGACAAAGGCGCCTTCAAGACCCCGACCTTGCGAAGTATCACGGAGACCGCGCCGTACATGCACGACGGCGCATTCAAGACGCTTGAAGAGGTTGTGGATTTTCTGAACGAGGGAGGCGGGGCTAACCAGAACCTGAGCGCCTTCGTGAAACCGCTCAATCTGACATCAGAAGAAAAGACCGACCTCGTGGCCTTCCTCAAAGCACTGACGGGAGAACCCGTTAAGTTCCAGATGCCCAAGCTGCCGAAGTAG
- a CDS encoding CHASE2 domain-containing protein codes for MQIPPKPETTSYWLRWMRPAWNPTASEWPWSRERHGYVVHYLKEPGAKAVVFDLLFLEPDRLGEEFDAVVAEEMRAA; via the coding sequence ATGCAGATTCCACCAAAGCCGGAAACGACATCGTACTGGTTGCGGTGGATGAGGCCAGCCTGGAATCCTACGGCCAGTGAGTGGCCCTGGTCCCGTGAACGACACGGGTATGTCGTCCACTACTTAAAAGAACCCGGCGCCAAAGCCGTGGTCTTTGATCTCCTATTTCTCGAACCGGATCGGTTGGGGGAGGAGTTTGATGCGGTCGTCGCCGAAGAGATGCGAGCCGCTTGA
- a CDS encoding c-type cytochrome, translating to MMTARWRGGVVLATCVSGLLYGGIVLGQPASEVPRGDAVRGKTLFVRKCAGCHGAAGGGDGYRLLGPDPANLTSLSTSKKSDAELLKTIHNGKPNMPAWKGQLSDSQIRDVLVYIRTLMK from the coding sequence ATGATGACAGCAAGATGGCGCGGTGGGGTCGTGCTGGCAACCTGCGTGAGCGGTCTTCTCTATGGCGGGATCGTCCTGGGGCAACCCGCTTCCGAGGTTCCCCGCGGCGATGCGGTGCGCGGCAAGACGCTGTTTGTCAGAAAATGCGCCGGTTGTCACGGGGCTGCCGGCGGGGGAGACGGCTATCGGCTCTTGGGGCCCGATCCGGCGAATCTCACGTCGCTGTCGACCAGCAAGAAATCTGATGCCGAACTGCTGAAGACGATCCACAACGGTAAGCCGAACATGCCGGCGTGGAAAGGCCAACTTTCGGATAGTCAGATCCGGGATGTGCTGGTGTATATACGCACGCTCATGAAGTGA
- a CDS encoding universal stress protein yields MRILLAVDESENSHRAARYVGSLLRRTPDVSLTLFHVLKPMPRGLLEHGGSEDPATEAQLGGRLRDEQQAWIRKERESECQVLKGVCETLGQSGFDTSRVSKQFGHEDDIARNILEEAHSGQYETIVVGRYGTSLAKRLFGGGVTDQLLRDAKGFAIWVVE; encoded by the coding sequence ATGAGAATTTTGTTGGCTGTCGACGAGTCTGAAAACTCCCATCGCGCGGCTCGGTATGTCGGTTCTCTCCTGCGCCGAACCCCCGATGTTTCGCTGACGCTCTTTCATGTGCTCAAGCCCATGCCGCGGGGATTGCTCGAGCATGGCGGATCGGAAGATCCCGCCACCGAGGCGCAATTGGGGGGGCGGTTGCGCGATGAACAGCAGGCGTGGATTCGGAAGGAGCGCGAATCCGAATGCCAGGTCCTAAAGGGGGTATGCGAAACACTGGGGCAATCCGGATTCGATACGAGCCGGGTGTCGAAGCAGTTCGGCCATGAAGACGATATCGCTAGAAATATTCTCGAAGAGGCTCACAGCGGCCAGTACGAAACGATCGTGGTCGGACGGTATGGCACGTCTTTGGCCAAACGTCTGTTCGGCGGCGGCGTGACGGATCAACTGTTGCGCGACGCCAAAGGTTTTGCGATTTGGGTGGTGGAATGA
- a CDS encoding cytochrome b5 reductase family protein has protein sequence MNMASVTRIKSKTPVPYELMAIHRETHDTKTFRFALPEHATLDMLPGDHLYVHATLGGKPAKRPYTPSSLPGATGHFDLTVKRYETGTVSRYLHDRQIGETVLMSGPVTGGHWVDGMATQVGFVAGGSGITPMIAIIRGILARNLNVELFLLYANKAEADIIFREEWDAQVRVHANFHCYHVLSNPPAGWTQGVGRIDEAALRGHLPPPGAETVIFLCGPPPMVDGIEATLKSIGYAEHAIILP, from the coding sequence ATGAATATGGCATCAGTGACACGCATCAAGTCGAAGACTCCGGTGCCGTATGAGCTCATGGCAATTCATCGCGAGACCCACGATACCAAGACGTTTCGTTTTGCTCTGCCAGAACACGCTACGCTGGACATGTTGCCCGGCGATCATCTCTATGTCCACGCGACGCTCGGCGGCAAGCCGGCGAAACGGCCCTACACGCCGTCGTCGCTGCCCGGCGCCACGGGTCACTTCGACCTGACGGTCAAGCGCTATGAGACTGGCACGGTGTCACGCTATCTCCATGACCGGCAGATCGGTGAAACCGTCCTAATGAGCGGGCCAGTTACAGGCGGCCATTGGGTGGACGGGATGGCGACGCAAGTCGGTTTCGTGGCCGGCGGCTCTGGCATCACGCCGATGATTGCGATCATTCGGGGGATTCTTGCCAGGAACCTGAACGTCGAATTGTTCTTGCTGTATGCGAACAAGGCGGAGGCTGACATTATCTTCCGCGAAGAATGGGATGCGCAGGTCCGCGTCCATGCGAACTTTCATTGCTATCATGTCTTGAGCAATCCGCCCGCGGGTTGGACCCAAGGCGTCGGCCGTATCGACGAGGCGGCGCTGCGCGGGCATCTCCCGCCGCCCGGCGCCGAGACGGTCATCTTTCTGTGCGGCCCGCCGCCGATGGTCGATGGAATCGAAGCGACGCTCAAATCCATCGGATATGCCGAGCACGCCATCATCCTGCCGTAG